The genomic DNA cacacacacagtgctgcagTAGATCAGTTGGGCCTTCACACAGATGTAACATACAACTgatccggtgtgtgtgtgtgtgtgtgtgtgtgtgtgtgtgtgtgtgtgtgtgtgtgtgtgtgtgtgtgtgtgtgtgtgtgtgtgtgtgtgtatgtgtctgtgtgtgtgtgtgtgtgtgagacatgtCTACATGGATATGTTCTGTATGTCACTGATGGTTTGCTTATGTATCCGTGTGTCTTACTATGTTTGTGGGCTGTGGGTGAGGGTAGGAGacgattagcctagcttagcataaagactggaagcagagggaaacagctagcatggctctgcCTGGAGACATAGAGGTATAGAGATGTTTTcctacagattaaacaaatagGTTATAACAGAcccaggctagcagtttccctctgtttccagtctttatgctaagctaagctaactataTCTTGCCTTTCAACCGTTcctttatatttaaacagacGTTTAGAGGCGTGTccaggtgtgcaggtgtgtcTTACCTGGGTGAGATGTCACAGCCCTGCTGCATGAACGCTCCCAGAGAGAACCACAGAGAGTTAAAGATCCCAAAGTCGTTGGAGTGTTCTGGagtctccttctccttctgctgGTTCTGAGTCTGAGAGAACCCTGAGgaacaccatcatcatcatcatcatgttacTGAGGGACCAGATTCACAAtacatgatgaagatgaaggtgaagatgatgaagatacCTGGAGAGTGAGCGAGTTCAGAGGACGAGGTGGGCAGAGCTCTccgtgaggaagaggagggcagagtttcatcttcatcatcagagTCGTCACCTTTCCATTCATACGGACTGAACCGACTCACCTGAGACACGAGAGAAGTACTGTCAGCTGCCAGCAGTACAAGTACACAGGTACTCTCATCTCCATGTACGTTAacagtagaagtataaagctaCCACCAGCTACAAGAAGTACAAGTACACAGGTACTCTCATCTCCATGTACTTAAATAAGTAGAAGTACACAGCTATCATCATCTCTGTGTACTCCAGGCAGTAGAAGTACACAGCTATCATCATCTCTGTGTACTCCAGGCAGTAGAAGTACACAGCTATCATCATCTCTGTGTACTCCAGGCAGTAGAAGTCCACGGTCCTCACCAGGAACAGCACCACGCTGACTCCGATGTAGGCGAACACGATGCACATCCAGATCTCGTAGGCCAGCGGGTCCAGGAAGGAGAACACTCCGGGTTTGGACTTGGTGGGTTTCTTGATCATGATGGAGATCCCCAGAGACATGAAGGGTTTGGTGAAGTCGATCACCTGCTCCCTCACCAGGGTGATGGTGAGCGGCGCCACGGCCACGTCAGCCTTCTgctcacagagaggagaggagtttaTGTGACTCcatcacacaaacaacaaacgtGGATTAATACGCTGCTGAAAGTAGTCCCCACAAAGTCcccggtcctcctcctctgagctcTACGATACTTCACATCAGTACACAGAGCAGACAACACTATGTACCTGTATGGTCATAATAATGTGGTACTAGCAACAACCACGCTGCCGTATTTACGCCTGTATGTCGTCATgttgagtgttgatggagcagctacaatgttagcatagcatagcaccATCAAACCAAACTccttcagaaaacaagcatttgaTGAGTTGTTTGAttgtcgtcttgcagagagaaataacatgaatgaattcagactttttacaaacattattctgtagttattttgttATCTGATTATCATGGCTGCGTACAGAAGGCATTGTTATCCAGACAGGACCGTGTGTGGTTTCAGGGACATCTGGGACGTCTAGAACATGCACAAAGCAGCAATAGAGGTTATTACTTCCATGCTAAAtaacggtttccatggagataagcccctcctGTCATATGTCATATAACTGTGTTGTGCTCTACAGATGTCTGGGTTCTCTCCTCTGGTCCTGATGCTGCTGTTTCACAGTGTTCTCTGAGTCTCTCCATCACCCCTCACTGGTCCCACTCACCCCGTACACCAGTTCTCCCACCATGCCGTTCCACATGGTGGTTTCTGCGTCTCTGGCTCCGTACTTCCCGTCCCCCACCAGCTCCAGTCGGTACACGAAGCCCACGTGTTTGGCGATCTCGGCCGCCAGCTCGGCGCAGTAGCCCTCGTAGCGCTCGTTCCCTTCGAACTGCTCGTGGTTCTTCTTCAGCATCATGTAGGGGGCTTCCTGTGGGGGGACGGGTCATGTGACATAAGAGCAgcggggtggtggtggtgggggggcgtGTCCTCCCAGTCTTACCAGTATGGTGGTGACCACGTAGGTCCGGTTCTGCAGCCCGTGGAACTCCTCCAGCGGCGGCTTGTAGACGGCCGTGTTCACGTAGCCCCGCCTCTCGTTCCAGTAGCCGATCTGAGAGGACAGCAGCATCGTTACGCTCAGCCGTCTCCATGGCAACCGGACCAGCCGCCATCGTTATCTCTGAGATACTTTTTGTTTGATCTTTAGCAGCAATACATACTTTATCTTTATTCTAATCAAAGCTTCCTAAAAGACCCAGTGAGGACGTGTTGAGTTTCTTTTTGCTCtttgaaactttatttataggaaactttaactttatttataggaaactttaactttatttataggaaactttaactttatttataggaaactttaactttatttatagggaactttaactttatttataggaaactttatttataaaggaaactttaactttatttataggaaactttaactttatttataggaaactttaactttatttataggaaactttaactttatttataggaaactttatttaaaggaaactttatttatttaggaaactttaactttatttataggaaactttaactttatttataggaaactttaactttatttataggaaactttaactttatttataggaaactttaactttaacttatttataggaaactttaactttatttataggaaactttaactttatttaaaggaaactttaactttatttataggaaactttaactttatttataggaaactttaactttatttataggaaactttaactttatttataggaaactttaactttattcattttataggaaactttatttataggaaactttaactttatttataggaaactttaactttatttataggaaactttaactttatttataggaaactttaactttatttaaagggaactttaactttatttataggaaactttaactttatttaaagggaactttaactttatttaaagggaactttaactttatttaaagggaACTTTAACTCTATTTAAAGGGAACTTTAACTCTATTTAAAGGGAACTTTAACTCTATTTAAAGggaactttaactttatttataggaaactttaactttatttaaagggaACTTTAACTCTATTTAAAGggaactttaactttatttataggaaaCTTTAACTCTATTTTTTGggaactttaactttattcaaAGGGAACTTTGGTGACATTAAGAAGTCATGatatttaatacaattaatgtaataattcatatcaaataaaaaactatcATTCAGCTCAAACACCAGAGAGATTCAGAGACGTGGAGGTGATTCTACCTGATAGACCCGACGTCGCTCATTGGTTGATCACTTTTTAATAGAGGAACCTGTTTCATGTCCCGATGCCAGACCAATGGAGAAAATGTTAAAGTCTAGACCTCTGTATGACGTCTGAACTACTAGACAAGCACCATGATGTAGCTTTACATCTACTAAAGCACTGTACTTATATACTATTATCAGGTACTTTTACTCCTGTCCTCCAACACATCTGTAAATATTGTCCTTTTAACTGCATTACATGTATTTAATAACTGAAGTAACTTTGCAGATGaagatttgaaaatattttgttttacagtaaatgaaaccatcaaatgtataaaaaatgaataaaaagaggttttaatgtatttaaaatgtaactgcaTCAATATAATCTAATAGTTTGATATGCATTAATATAACAGTTATTGAGATCACTTTGGCTGCATAGAGAGTACTTTCACTTTGATTATTCATATTCCCTTGATGATACTAACGTAGTTTTACTGCAGTACCATGTGAAAGAAGGTAAGATGTCTTTTCATTCCTACGATGGTTCAGTGTGATGCAGTCTAACAGAACGAAGCACCAACCcagtgctgcagcagctgattCCTGTGATTATCACACCTCTAATCAGAGGACAGGGAGCTCATTATGGAAACGCGCTGATGATGGTGAAACCTGCagaccccccccacacacacacacacacacacacacacacacacacacaccaaaccacagacagaaaacagctgaTTTAAGAGAAGCAGCACCTTCCTGGACCCGGTGTGGCTGAGCTCCATCACACTCAGGGTGTAGTTGGTCCGATGTCCTCGCTCGTCAAACTGGACTCGACCCGTCAGCCCGTCCAGAcgcacctgcacacacacacacacacacacacacacacacacacacacacacaggttgacTCTGGCTGCCTCGGCGTTCCTCCCGGTGTCTCCGTGCGTCTGTTTACCTGCTGCAGAGCCCTCTGGATGTCGATGCCTTGTCCCCAGGGGGCCGGCGGGTTCGCCAGACATTCACCTGCGTTTCCACGGCGAGAGATGTCGATGCGCTGCCGCCGCAGGTTCTGGAAGGCCGTCGCCATGACGCTGACGCCGTCGTAGGTCAGAGCTCCGGTGAactgaggatgaggaagaagagtttgtgatgatgatgatgaaataagAAAGTAAAGATCAATGATAAGTGGTGTAGATTCTGCTTGATTTGCTCAGTAAGCAATCTCTATTATTGCTAATTTCTCCccccatatttttttattgtaatataatataattttattatttatatttattatttgactttactttaatttattccatttatttttctatttattttaccttaattttatattattttattgtgttttgttttattttaatttattttattttaccctacttttgttttattaaactttttttaaatgtacctttatattattttaattcaattcaatgtatttgattttttttttttctttgtcaaggataaatgtgtttattccaGGAAAATCTTTTATGTTAAATTTGACCAAATGTGTGTGCTGATCTcctgatttgttctgttttggcgtttaaaaataaaaaaataaagttgagaATAAAAGCAAACAGATGAATGATTGATGCTGCTCTCTGTGTCATCCTGTCAGTCAGAGGTCCTCCATCCCAGAGAGGGATCCAATCATCTCCCCGACTGACTCCAGCCTCACTGTCACAACACAACATGtccatcttcacattaaaacacaggaaggcttttattgtgacgGGGCCACAAGTAACAGGACTGACATGTAAGGATTATACCTGGAGACTCAAACTAACGGAGCTGGAGGCTCTGATATCAGAACCAAACCTTCAGAACCTTCAGAACCAAACCTTCAGAACCTTCAGAACCAAACCTTCTGAACACTCCTGTCacgtttctctctctgtggccttgattttcactTCAATACAAAAACCCTGcatctctatggaaacagaacaatcatggcTACTTCTCTAGAATGAATAGAAGTCagaacaatgtgtgtgtgtgtgtgtgtgtgcgtgtgcgcgtgtgtgtgtgagtgtgtgtgtgtgtgtgtgtgtgtgtgtgtgtgtgtgtgtgcgtgtgtgtgtgtgtgcgtgtgcgtgtgtgtgtgtgtgtgtgtgtgtgtgtgtgtgtgtgtgtgtgtgtgtgtgtgagtgtgtgtgtgtgtgtgtgtgtgtgtgtgtgtgtgtgtgtgtgtgtgtgtgtgtgtgtgtgtgtgtgtgtgtgtgtgtgtgtgtgtgtgtgtgtgtgtgtgtgtgtgtgtgtgtgtgtgtgtgtacccggAGCCTCCTGCGGGCCAGTTTGAGGTCTTTGCTGTCGAAGTCCAGCCAGTCCTGGTCCATCTTCTCCACAGCGGGATCAGACCAGTTCACCAGCTGGAGGCCCGTCACGTTGGGACCCAGCTTCTGAAACTCCGTCATGTTCAGGTCCATGAAGCCCTGACGCACAAACAACGTTAATTCATGTTTGAATTACACAATTCAAAAGATGAAATATCAAAAGACAAAGTGCCATAGAAACACGTtatgtgaggacatttaaatattaaaaagcagtTACTTAAGAGCAAAGAggatatgaaataaaaacaaaataaagagatATAAACAAAGTTAActaaagttaaattaaagaTGAATGTGATCTTTATTAGGAGCCTGCATTCATTAAAGATATGCGCTCGATAGATCGCCATTAGTGTTTTCTAGTCCCCGATCGCTGATGAGCTACAtagtgaacaacaaatctgtttAAAACGTCGAGAGGAAAGCTAACTAGCTAATTAACATGACTTAGGTAACGTGCGCTAGTTCACGTTAGCTTTTAAACATGAGCTAGTTTACGTTAGCCAATTAACATAAGTTAGTTCACGTTAGCTTATTAACATTCTCTAGTTAATGTAAGCTAGTTCACGGTAGCTAGTTTACGCTAGCTTGTTAAAGCGAGCTTGTTTACGCAATATAGTTTACATTAGCTTGTTAACGCGTGCTGGTTTACGTTAGCTAGCTCAAATTAGCTAATTAGCATGACTTAGGTAACGTGAGCTAGGTCACTTTAGCTTTTTAACGTGAGCTAGTTTACGTTAGCTAATTAAGATAAGTTAGATCACATTAGCTTCTTAATATTCTCTAGTTAATGTAAGCTAGTTCACGGTAGCTAGTTTATGTTAGCTTGTTTACTTTAGCTTGTTTACGCAATATCGTTTACGTTAGCTTGTTTACGCAATGAAGTTTACGATAGCTTGTTAACTTTAGCTTGTTTACGCAAGATAATTTACATTAGCTTGTTTACGCAATATAGTTTACCTTAGCTTGTTAACGCAAGCTGGTTTACGTTAGCTAGTTGAAGTTAGCCTGTTAATGTTAGCTTATTAACGTGAGTTCACGTTAGCTAGTTCACGTCTCACCTAATAAGTAACGTAACGTTAGctgtattatattgttatttattcccATGATGAATGGAGTTGGGCGAAGGTGAAGTACAACGTTATCACGATGCGTTCAAATGTAGTCGTGTAAAATGTAGCTTTTGGCGAGAGAAttgaataaatcataaaaaataaaaatatgagcGGTTTAATTTCCTGACAGTAGCTTTAATCAGATTATAAAACACGATTTAAAAACTTGTAATACTCCCAAAATggtaaatcaagaaaataaaaaaatacattgaaataaaacaacctCTTTGGATGACAAAATTTTGaaattttgaagttttttgttCAAATCGCTGTTAGTTTTATTTATGGATGAATAGAACTACATTTTAAAGGTTTGTTAAGTTAAACTTGtaagcactcacacacacacacacacacacacacacacacacacacacacacactcacacacacacacacacacacacacacacacacacacacacacacacacacacacacacacacacacacactcaccagaCTGGCCAGGATGTAGTGGTAGTTCTTCAAGTTTCTCTTCTGAGCAGCAATCTGAGAAAAGTTAGAATAAAAGAcgctaattacatttttctgatgttttctaatgatgatgtgagtgtgtgtgtgtgagtgtgtgtgtgtgtgtgttgtgtgtgtgtgtgtgtgtgtgtgtgtgtgtgtgtgtgtgtgtgtgtgtgtgtgtgtgtgtgtgtgtgtgtgtgtgtgtgtgtgtctaacagCTGCTGATTGGAGGACTTGATTTGTCTTTCAGGAATTAATTGCTTTTCACcatcagaaagagagagaggatctCCTCTGATAgatgaaaggaggaagaggaggagtggaaGAGAGGTTATAAAGAGGTGAAGATGGACCCAGCTGtagagaggaagggggaggaggaggaggaggaggaggagcaggtgtCGTCTTCCTCTCGGGTCCGGCTTCCTAATGAGCGTCAGAGGTTGAACGCTCACCAACACAGCTGGTCtgctgagggaggaggaagatgaacagatctcctcctcctcacctccttctctTTAGCACCTCCTCCTGTCCACCTCGTTGACATAGCGGCCAATCAGGAACATCGCTGTgacctcacagagctgctagtaacgttagcagcactgcTAACGTATCAGTAGGTATTGATCTGATGTAGATGTTTCAGTAGGTATTGATCTGATGTAGATGTATCAGTAGGTATTGATCTGCTGTAGATGTTTCAGTAGGTATTGATCTGATGTAGATGTTTCAGTAGGTATTGATCTGCTGTAGATGTTTCTGAGTAGATGTCTGATGTAGATGTTTCAGTAGGTATTGATCTGCTGTAGATGTTTCAGGTATTGATCTGTGTAGATGTTTCAGTAGGTCTGATGTAGATGTTTCAGTAGGTATTGATCTGCTGTAGATGTATCAGTAGGTATTGATCTGCTGTAGATGTTTCAGTAGGTATTGATCTGCTGTAGATGTTTCAGTAGGTATTGATCTGATGTAGATGTTTCAGTAGGTATTGATCTGATGTAGATGTTTCAGTAGGTATTGATCTGATGTAGATGTTTCAGTAGGTATTGATCTGATGTAGATGTTTCAGTAGGTATTGATCTGCTGTAGATGTTTCAGTAGGTATTGATCTGATGTAGATGTTTCAGTAGGTATTGATCTGATGTAGATGTTTCAGTAGGTATTGATCTGCTGTAGATGTTTCAGTAGGTATTGATCTGATGGTTTACCACGTTGAGGATGGAGTTGAGTCGTTCCAGCTCACAGTCGATGACGATCTGGAAGTCCTTCTTGAAGTCGATGTCGGTCAGCAGCTTGACGAAGGCGGCCTCCGTCAGCGTGTCCAGGTTAACGGAGGTCACCTGCCAGGTCCGCTCCGCCGCCGTGTCCAGGATCCTCTGCAGCACCGACAGACCTGAGACACACAGGCAACCGTGTTACCATGACGATTCAGATTATTGTAAAGTCCAGCATTTAAAATCCTACTGAAGTATTAATAACATGTTTAAGTATGGAGGGTAAAGTATCTGTAATGCAGACAAACACTgtgattgttttatattataatatatatgttttataccCTTCCTGTCCAGGTTAAACCACGCAGATGAATAAACTCTTTTAAAAGcttcttggatcagctggaaaaaagCATCAATGTCACAAAGCTGTAAACTGTTGGTTGTTTTTAGAGTCTTTAGAGCGGTTAAGACGTCATTCTCTGGTCTCAGCTCCTGTTCTCCAACAGTAAATCAATGGAACCAAACACGTCGACCTCACCGTCAGCGGACCAGAGTCAGGATTCAGGTGATGACACGTCGATATCTGACAATTCTGCAAAAACTCAAAAGCCAACATTATTCACATTGATTCTATTTCCAGTTcttctgccccctagtggccaaaACAAACCATCAATGAATGAGTCTGTACATGTCTTCTAGTGTTTCCACAAACCAACTGTGCTCTAAACCCCAtgagtcaacacacacagtcatcacATCAGCATTTTACAggacacactctcacacacacacacacacacacacatacacacacacacacacacacacacacacacacacacacactcacacacacacacacacacacacacacacacacacacacattgttcaaAAGACAAGTCAGCAGAATCAAACTTCAAAGAGTAGAGAGAGATGAACATAGAGACAGTGAAACAGGAACTTCAAAGAtactgtctgacacacacacacacacacacacacacacacacacacacacacacatacacacacacatacacacacacacagacacacacacacacacacacacacacacacacacacacacacacacacacacacacacacacacacacacacatacacacacacacacacacacacacacacacacacacacacacacacatacacacacacacacacacacatacacacacacacacacacacacacacacacacacacacatacacacacacacacacacacacacacacacacacacacacacacacacacacacacactctctctatGTAGTAAACAGGTCTAGTGTGTGTTAGTGATAATGTTTAACGGTTTTATAAATATAGACTCTATTCTCTGTTCTGCATCCTGTATGTGAGTCATTTACTATTCATGAGAGGGGATGTAATACAgtagaggagaaggaggagacgTCTCAAGTGtggtttttatttcattaattacaGCCTCATCCTCAATCTGTCCTCAGACACTCATTAAAACACCACTGTGTCTctgagacaaacacaggaccaaCACGGGACcaacacaggaaaaacacaggaCCAACAcgggacaaacacaggaccaaCACGGGACCAACAcgggacaaacacaggaccaacacgggacaaacacaggaccaaCACGGGACCAACAcgggacaaacacaggaccaacacgggacaaacacaggaccaaCACAAGACCAACACAAGACCAACACAGGACCAACAcgggacaaacacaggaccaaCACGGGACCAACAcgggacaaacacaggaccaacacgggacaaacacaggaccaaCACAAGACCAACACAAGACCAACACAGGACCAACAcgggacaaacacaggaccaaCACGGGACCAACAcgggacaaacacaggaccaaCACAAGACCAACGCTGGACAAACACGGGACAAACACGGGACCAACACAGGACCAACACAAGACCAACACAGGACCAACAcgggacaaacacaggaccaaCACGGGACCAACAcgggacaaacacaggaccaaCACAAGACCAACGCTGGACAAACACGGGACAAACACGGGACCAACACAGGACCAACACAATACCAACACAGGACCAGCACAATACCAACACAGGACCAGCACAAGACCAACACAGGACCAACACAGGACAAACACAAGACCAACACAGGACAAACACAAGACCAACACAGGACAAACACTGGATAATCTCAtgttctccagaggatgaatcctacgtACTTCATATgccttgtttgtgtgtatttcttgtATTACACACTTTACTACTCACTGGTACTCTGTCTACATACTtactgcactggctccctgtgtTTACCTTCTGTGTATGTATGACTCTACTCTACTGTTACTGTTGTGCACTTATGAAACATTATAGCTGCTAACATCAGCTGTTAGCAGGACTCAGGTTTGAATGCTTTCTACAGCTTTGAGTTATTTTaagtcaacaaaacaacagaaccatcaagacaaacacacacacacacacacacacacacacatcacacacacacacacacacacacacacacacacacacacacacacacacacacaatcacacacacacacacacacacacacacacacacacacacacacacacacacacacacacacacacacacacacacacacacacacacacacaatcacacaatcacacacacacacacacacacacacacacacacacacacacacacactccgttcacactcacacacttgtaatgtgtgtgtgtgagtgtgtgtgtgtgagacattaGACTAGTGATGCAGCAGCAGTTATGTCGACCTCACGCACAAAATCCGTTTCATGTTCAATTACACATCGTCTCTGTTCATGCAAGCTGATGCTTCTCTCTCCACCCATTATGTTCTCAGAGCAGCtgctgtctgactgtctgtctgtctgactgtctgtctgactgtctgactgtctgtctgtctctctgtctgtctgtctctctgtctgtctgtctgtctgtctgactgtctgtctgactgtctgtctgtctctctgtctgtctgtctgtctgtctgtctgtctgtctgtctgtctgtctgtctgtctgtctctctgtctgtctgactgtctgtctgtctgtctgtctgtctgtctgtctgtctgtctgtctgtctgtctgtctgtctgtctgtctgtctgtctgtctgtctgtctgtctgtctgactgtctgtctgactgtctgtccaCTTCAGTCAGTGGAGATGAGCCGCCTTGCTCAAGGGAACTTTGACGGCGGACAAAAGgagcaaaataaaagaagaacatgTGAAAGCTTTCTCAGCCCTCTGGACAGTTCACAAAATAGAGGAGgatgtggtggaggaggaggaggaggaggaggaggaggaggaggaggaggaggaaggactgATGTTGAATGCTGCACAGAAGGTGAAGAAACTGAAAGTCTTTATGACCTACATTAATAAAGATTaactatttctatatagttattattattcctcctcctcctcctcctcctcctcctcctcctcctcctcctcctcctcctcctcctcctcctcctcctccaggagcagagcttctcctctctgctcctcccctcccccagcTGGGAGCTGATACCAAGAAGTCTGGGCATTTCCCAAGACACCATTAGGAAAATTAAACTTAATGGAACCATAAAAGGTGGCACCATTATTTCCACAGCAGAAAAGGAGAAGTTTTCCCCAGACGGAGGAACTCTAGAAGACATGTAGAGAGCAGGAGACGACCTCCGGTtctttaaataaagtcaaagcttcctgtgttaaagctgcattctctctagtgtccaccagggggcgactcctctggttgtatagaagtctaagCTGCCGTTGGACCATAAACCTCTGAGACGTTAAAGTAACCCGTTGTGATAAACGCTGCGTCCTCACCTGAGTCGGCGCTGTACATGTAGACGAAGCGGGTCCAG from Anoplopoma fimbria isolate UVic2021 breed Golden Eagle Sablefish chromosome 24, Afim_UVic_2022, whole genome shotgun sequence includes the following:
- the LOC129113233 gene encoding LOW QUALITY PROTEIN: glutamate receptor 1-like (The sequence of the model RefSeq protein was modified relative to this genomic sequence to represent the inferred CDS: inserted 1 base in 1 codon), with the translated sequence MLLLLLLLGLCSGTSFPSNIHIGGLFPTGSHEYEVFRFALAQQQDVPKLVPQVDMVDTGSSFAMTYAFCSQFSKGVYAIMGLYDRRTVNMLMSFCGSLHVCFVTSSFPVQTNNQFVLQLRPQLQEPVMALLEHFYWTRFVYMYSADSGLSVLQRILDTAAERTWQVTSVNLDTLTEAAFVKLLTDIDFKKDFQIVIDCELERLNSILNVIAAQKRNLKNYHYILASLGFMDLNMTEFQKLGPNVTGLQLVNWSDPAVEKMDQDWLDFDSKDLKLARRRLRFTGALTYDGVSVMATAFQNLRRQRIDISRRGNAGECLANPPAPWGQGIDIQRALQQVRLDGLTGRVQFDERGHRTNYTLSVMELSHTGSRKIGYWNERRGYVNTAVYKPPLEEFHGLQNRTYVVTTILEAPYMMLKKNHEQFEGNERYEGYCAELAAEIAKHVGFVYRLELVGDGKYGARDAETTMWNGMVGELVYGKADVAVAPLTITLVREQVIDFTKPFMSLGISIMIKKPTKSKPGVFSFLDPLAYEIWMCIVFAYIGVSVVLFLVSRFSPYEWKGFSQTQNQQKEKETPEHSNDFGIFNSLWFSLGAFMQQGCDISPRSLSGRIVGGVWWFFTLIIISSYTANLAAFLTVERMVSPIEGSEDLAKQTEIAYGTLDGGSTKEFFRRSKIAVFEKMWSYMRSADPTVFVKNTNEGVIRVRKSKGKYAYLLESSMNEYIEQRKPCDTMKVGGNLDSKGYGVATPKGSALRNPVNLAVLKLNEQGLLDKLKNRWWYDKGECGTXGGDSKDKTSALSLSNVAGVFYILIGGLGLAMLVALVEFCYKSRIESRRMKVGSGLEQSPAPRTQTVQSQRGGGASSGLRGENGRVVTHDFPKSGAQGLPCMSKAASMGLSSTGM